The genomic stretch AATGGACTTTTTTTGAGTGCTCTTGCTGCATAGGGATCAAGTGCTCTTCATGTGAGCTCTTACTTTGTGAAGTCCTAGGTTGTAGCCACCCATGTGTTGTAATCCCCCCACCCACaccccctttctttctttctctctctttttcttttataataatTTCTATTGTTTGTGAATCTTGCATCTGACTTGAAAAATGAAATAGAGAGCAAAAGAAACCTGTACTGCATCTTGAAAATTTGCTGTCATATTTGCTTGTTATCATAATCCCCTTTCTCTTGTGCTGCTTTGGTTTATTATAAGGAGCTCAAATACCTATTCAAAGGTGAACTGATCAAAGATATTAGTCTCTGGGAAACAATAATTCACATGGACTTTATTTACTGATATTCTTTACTCAATTATTATTTACAATGCACGTTTTCTCTTGTTCATTCTTTCACTAATTTGATCTCTTCGATAATGAAGGGATCGATTAACTTGGTTTATTTTCTGATACCTCTGGGTTAAAATTAAAtatcgttttttttttcggacATGAAATAtcgttaaaataataatagtacACGATTGAAGTATACTCTCTATTGTTACTAACGGGGATCCCAATGGGAGATCGTAACTAGGAATGGCAATAGCAATGGGTGTTATTGGGCGGAGTATTGGGTATCTAtagatattaatttttaaaacatttaaagaaaaatgaacacaattataatataatttaaatataacttTAACATagtttatatatacataaaattttcaatatacacattaaaagaaaattaaatagaaataattttcaaaataatatagcatattttttatatataagcgaggatattttataaatttcacTTTTTGTCGGGATTTGGCGGGTTTCATGGGTTGGGTATCTCTACTCCTATCCCAGCGTCTATCTTCGTCTTCGTAGAGATTTTGTGGGTCCCAATTAAATTCTTATTGGGAGTAATATCTGTAAGTATTTgctttttctcctttttgctACACAAAACAGAACAAAACAGTCTCATTAAGGGTATTCAGATTAATAGGCGTTGTCCTAAGGTCAATCATCTTCTATTTACAGACGACTCTATTCTTTTTTGTAAGGCCAATACAACTGTTTGTGGAAATATCCTTAAATTATTAACTATGTACGAGTGCTTCAGGCGTTAGAAAATTAATCTTGGCAAGTCTGTAGTTTTTTTCAGCCATAACACTCCTCTTGACTCTCGAACTCGTCTGGCGGCCTCCTTAAACATTTCATATATAGGAGTTCAAGATAAATATCTTGGGTTGCCATATGttattaatagatcaaaaagaGCTACTTTTAACATGGTTAAGGAATAAGTACGGAAAAGAATTCAAGGTTGGAAGCGTAATCTATTGTTTGCTGGGGGAAGATTAGTTTTATTAAAAGCAATTGGAGAGGCCATCCCAATTTACACACTCTCCTACTTCAGATTACCAAACAGTCTAATTTCCGATATTCACTCCTTCCTAACTCAGTTTTGGTGGGGgcaaaaagaaaatgaaaggtGAATGGCCTGAATCAGCTGAGATACTATGATCCGCCTAGGAAAGGAAGGAGGCCTTGGTTTCAAAGACCTTAGGGCCCAAAACCTTGCTCTGTTGGGCAAACAGTATTGGAAAGTAGCGACACATTCTACTTCTCTATTAGCCATAATTTACAGAAGTAAATATTTCAAAAACGAAAATATTCTAAATGCAGAAACTGGAACACTCTCTTCTTGGGGATGGAGAAGTGTTTTGTAAGTAGTGTTTGTTTTGCAGTACTGGGAaagagactgagagactgagacacagtatcatgtttgttggttcagagactggtactaaaatttctgtctctgtctccaaaatttcagtattttagTGCCTCCAAAATATAGGGACACAGGGGACTGATATTTTTAGAAACagagactaaaattttaataacattttatacctaaaatactctcattttaattaattaattctaattttatcttttgtgcaaattaaattagagttttattcttatttcaatttttgTCTCTCACTTGGTACCAAACTTATTTCAGTCTCagtctcttagtctctgtctctcagtctcagtctttcaGTCTCTATCTCTCCACCAAACGTAGAAATGTGGTGGAGAAGGGACTTTCTTGGAGAATAGGTAACGGTATTAACATTCGTACATTTGATGATCCATGGCTACCTCCTCCATATCCATTCACTGTGCTAAAATAAATGTTCACtgaagaaaaaatttgaaatcagCCGTTAATTACAGAGATCTTCCCAAGAGATATTTCAACTAGAATTCTATCTTTAAAaattgaagatgaagatgaCACACTCACTCCAATGGGCATTGAACAAACAAAAGAAGTACGATACAACATTAGGTTATAGAGTGGCGTACCTATTCTTGCACCCTCCGCTTGAACTCTGTCCAACCCATATGCAGCAAAAAAGCCCCCTAGATCAACCTTTAAAAGATGAAGCTCCCTCACAAAATCAAACTGTTTATCTGGAAGTGCCTCCATGGTCAGCTCCCAGTTCTAGCCCAGATTCACCGAAGATTTCCTGCAACATCGGCACTGTGTCCCCGTTGCCAAAAAGAAGACGAAACAATCCCTCACTGTCTCATGCAATGCCCAGCAATAAGAGATACTTGGTCCAATAATTTTCTGAGCTTGTCCTCCCCACTCATTCAATTACTGAATTTTGATCTTGGTAGAACACCTCCTCGGAGCAGCTTTGTTCTATGGGTGGTGTCAATCGAAACCAACAACTGCTTGCTATTTTATGTTGGAAACTATCTTTGAAGGAACCAACACTGGCCCAACTTTTATTCTTGATGCTTTCAGTAAACTCCTTCGAGAGATTCAATGCCTCCATGTAGCTTTCCATTGAGTTGGATCACAAGCCCTATTCACTTAAAAGAAGTTTACTTTCCCTtcttacaattttctttttttttctagaCCATTAGATTTTTTCTAAGAGGTTGTTTGGATTTATAAAAAATGaggaaaaaaattgagaaaaaaaaaagagtgaaaaagtgaattttttgttatttggatggaaagaaaaaaatataaagtggATCCATAAACAAAATTTTCCTCCATagatgagataaaaataaaaggaaaatggataaaaattagtaaaattataaatttattctttgattaataaaaaaaacaaaatatttaaggATATTAATATAGTTTTacattattataattttttttttttctttctatccaaataattttttttttctctattttttttctatttattttaattttacagaaccttttattttctttcttctcatttttttttcttattttctttctttctattttttttcttatatccAAACAAAGTCTAAGTGAAATTTATTTAGTAGATTCtcatttttcattgttttttgtCCTCACATAGATCCTATATTTCATTTACCATATTTaatgaaatatatttttatctttgaaaaaaaaaggctAGGCTTGGATAAAAATAGTTGGGCCTCAACTTGGCCTATTTCTTGTTGAAGACTTTAGTTTTGGATTTGTCTGGCCTATTTGATAAGTCTTGCCTAGTGTATGTTTGTTTTAATGTTTTATACGCTGTTTGGACAGTcaaagaaatattaaaaaatatattaataaactTGGTAAATTTTAACGATGTCATGCTTTcacaaattcaaattaaataaggTAATTCTTTCTATTCATATAAACAACAATAAAGCTTATGTACTAACTTACATTCATCTCatttcataacattttgtacactaCTTGAATGAACAACAAAATATCAACTATTCAACCACCACCATGCATCCAAAACACCAATAATAGAAATGGTGCAAAAAATTAGGCACTAAAAAATTTACATTAAAACTATTTTGATACACACTAATAAATATATATCCTACTAGCAATTTGTAAGATAGAgagaaaaaagtgaaaaagaaacgTGATAATTTAGACTCAATGGAATTAGAGTTTATTTTTATAGAGCTGAAATTTTTGTAAgtttatattattttctaaGCAAACAAGATAAATTAGGACACACAAGATAATTTACGTCTTTATCTTAAgttgatatttaatttatttttttttgttttccatggTTTCTCCCAACTCGATAGGTTAACGTCTAATCCGTCACAGATCTCAGTTCCATTTAAGAGTCTATCGTTGGCCAATGGATTGTTACATACACAAAGTGAAATTCGAACACCCAACATTTACTTAAGCGGACGAATAAGTTAACCGCTCCACCaactcaaattaattatatttaaatttattttaacatTTCATTTCATGTatgtaaaaaggaaaaaaagtttGTCGCTCACTCGCTCCAACTTAATTAGATGACCGGAGTTTCCATATTCGTAAAAGACAAAAATAGCCCGAATAATAGAGCACACCAACAGGCAGGGTTTTGCCGCGTGTCACAAGGGCTTCAAAGCTCATTGCTGCAGTCACGGCTGCCGGAGACAGAGTTTCGGCCACTTCCGGCGGAGGCGCATTGTTTCTTGCTTAAAGAGATCAGTGCGTTTAACACTTCCAAATTTAATCTGCTTTCTCTGTTGTTCCAATCAAGGTTTTCTTTTTGCTACCAACACCAATTGTAGGTTTGTTTAGTTACTTCATTTTCGTGACTTCAACTGTAATTAAAGAAGGTACCGATTACTGTATTAAAGTGTTCCTCTCCATCAAAGTTGTTGCAATGGAAACTTGGACGTTCAAGTATGGAATGGATTTGACAATTTCACTCCCTTTTTTGTTTGATAGATTAAATGTAATGTACCAACCAATGTTTTCATTGGTTTGAGCCTGGAATTATGTTGTGccagaaaattttgaaagatgTTAAAGACAACCGAGGCACCTTTATTGCATaagaaattgaataaaaaatggAGTAGAGATGGTGGAGATAAGGGATTTATTGGTTTCATGTTTGATTTatttgtttcatgttttaaattGCTAAGTTTTATGGTTCCATTCCTATTTCAGGTTGAGAATGGCTTCCTCCAGCAGAAAGCCGCATGATCATTGCAAAGGGAGTGCTGACACAGCCCAAGTTGGGAGTGAAAGGCAGGAGCTTGTTCATGATGAAGAGGTACGAGCTCGGTACATGAATCTTTGTCTTCCTTTCAGGATATTGTATCTAGCATGTAGCCGTTAGTTTGGGTTAGTGACCATGTTTCAAGCATTTCAAAGGTTCTATTAATGAAGACAATGTTGAGATCCAGTAAATTTAGTCGCAAGTCCTAACAGTTGGATTGATGCTTAATGTAGTCATtgtaatttatataatttatgttCTACAGGGATTCAGAATGTTGTTCATGAAAACCAAAAGAGAGGATTTATGTTGACCCATGATAGAGACATTAGTGATACTTGCCTAAGATTAGAAGCTGCACCACTTTGAGTGGTTTAAGAATAATATTGAATTACACGATGGCAACATGTTCATCTCAGTTTGACATACTAGAGTTGTTGTGGCATATGAAATACAAAGCAAAGTTTGTTAGTAACCGAACTTTGAGGGATTTAATCAGAACACCAATTTGTTGGGGATTCAACGTTTGTAATGATGCAAAGAGTATTATTGTTTATTAATACGTGTACAGGGCTTGAGGTTGCTAATAATTACTGTATGAGGGAATGTAGGAAAGATATCTCAATTTTTGTTTGTTATTGATCAGGAAACATGCTTGGACACGATGATTGAAGCCGATGACTTCGACAGGGACAATGTTGACAAATGTGTAGGGTTGGCCAACAGCTTTGTAGAGTCTGAAGTACTTCGAGCTGAGGATGTGCTACATATGGAGTTCAACAATCCGGAGGAAGCTAGTCGCTTCTATAAGGAGTATGGGCGAGCTAGGGGTTTCTCTATAAGGCAGGGAAAGAAGATAAAAAACAGTAAAGGGGAATTTGTTCGATACACCTATCTCTGCAACAGAGAAGGATTTAGAGAtaagaagtggttggagaaaaGTGATCGCAAGAGGGAGCACAAGGTTGTAACCCGTTGCGGCTGTCTTGCCGAGATGAGGATTAAGAGGAAAGCTGAGAGTGGGAAATGGTATGTGTCACGCTTTGTGGATGAACATAACCATGAGGCTGTTCCAGCAAGGTACCTGTTGGGACCGGAAAGAGTTGATGTCAATCAAACTGGTGACATGACAGCATTGTACAGAACCAGATTGTGGGTTTGTTTACTTAATTCATTTTTGTGACTTAAAACTAGAATTAAAGAAGGTACCAATTACTGTATTAAAATGTTTTTCTCCATTAAAGTGGTTGCAATGGAAACTTTGGGAGTTCAAGTATGGAATAGATTTGACAATTGCACTTCCTTTATTGTTTGAGCCTGGAATATGTTGTGttagaaaattttgaaagatgTCAAAGACAATCTAGGCACCTCTATTGCATAAGAAATTGAGTAAAAAAATGGAGTAGAGATGGTGCAGAGAGCCATGGAAGTGACCAGTGGGAAGGATCAAGGAATGTTGTGAACGCATTATGtttctttggaatgaagagactTGATGGTAGATTTTGTAAAGCAATAGGAAGAATTCGAAGAGTGCAATAAGGGATTTATTTGTCTTATGATTTTCATTGCTAAGTTTTGTGGTTCCATTCTTATTTCAGGTTGAGAATGGCTTCCTCTAGCAGAAAGCTGCATGATCATTGCAAAAGGAGTGCTGACACAATCCAAGTTGGGAGTGAAAGGCAGGACCTTGTTGATGATGAAGTGGTACGGGCTCATTACATGAATCTTTGTCTCCCTTCCAGGATATTGTTTGTAGCATGTAGCCATTAGCTTGGGTTAGTGACCATGTTTCAAGCATTTCAAAGGTTCCATTAATAAGACAATGTTGAGATCCAGTAAATTTGGTCGCAAGTCCTAACAGTTGGATTGATGTTTAATGTAGTCATTGTCATTTATATGATTCATGTTCTACAGGGAACGAGAATCTTATTCATGAAAACCACAAAAGAGGATTTATGTTGAGCCATGATAGATACAATAGTGATACTTGTGTAAAATTAGAAGCCGCACCACTTTGAGTGGTTTAAGAATAATATTGAATAACATGATGGCAACATGTTCTTCCCAGTTTGGCATACTGGAGTTGTTGTGGCATATGAAAATACAAAGCAGATTTTGTTAGCCAAAATTTGAGGAATTTAATCAGAACGCCGATTTGTTGGGGATTCGACGTTTGTAATGATGCAGAGAGTATTATTGTTTATTAATACATGCACATTGCTTGTGGTTGCTAATAATTACTGTATGAGTGAATGTAGAaaatatatctaaatttttGTTTGTTATTGTTCAGGAAACATCCTTGGACACAGTGAATGAACCCGATGACATCGACGGGGACAATGTTGACAAGTGTGTAAGGTTGGACGATGGCTTTATAGAGTCTGAAGTCCTTCGAGCTGAGGATGTACTACATATGGAGTTCAATGATCCTGAGGAAGCTAGTCGCTTCTACAATGAGTACGGGCGAGCTAAGGGTTTTGCTATAAGGCAGGGAAAGAAGATAAAAAACAGTAAAGGGGAATTTGTTCGGTACACTTATCTCTGCAACAGAGAAGGATTTAGAGACAAGAAGTGGTTGGACAAAAGTGATCGAAAGAGGGACCACAAGGCTGTAACCCGTTGCGGCTGTCTTGCCGAAATGAGGATTAAGAGAAAAGCTGGGAGTGGGAAATGGTATGTATCGCGGTTTGTTGACGAACATAACCATGAGGCTGTTCCGCCAAGGTACCTGTTGGGACCGGGAAGAGTTGTCAATCAAACTGGCGACATGACAGCGTTGTACAGAACCAGAGTGGATGCATTTGTGCATCTGTGTAAGCGTTTAGCAAAGGCAGCTTGCTTGACGGATGAGGACTACAAGTTGTATACCGATAGGATTTTGAGAGATACAATTTTATTAGAAATCAAGAACGGGTTGGGTGTTGAGGTCGTGAGAGGAAGTAATGTCAATGCTGAGGTAGCAAAGGATCCAATCCACGTGGGGACAAAGGGAACAGGCTGTGCCAACGAAGCATCTGGTTCAAAGGGAACAAAGAAACGCAAGTGCAGCACCTGGGGCCGTCGCGGGCATCGCAGGACTAGGTTCCCGAATGGGTCGCCATCAGCTGCATTGCCTGGTGAAGATGCTGTACAAGACCGCACGGGCCACAGGCTTCAAAATGTAAGTTTAATCTCTGTTTTGTTTTCGGTTCTTACCATGGTTGCCTTTAAATTGAAAACAATATTTTGGCTAAGCAAAATGCATTTGTTATAGTTCCGATTGAGATAATTTAAGTCGATGTCAGTATCAGTTATGGGATAAGTTGTGATTTCTGCCGAACTTGCATAGATGACAAATGTTGGTTTGTTAATACAAGTATACAACTAATCACTTTGTTAGTTGGTTCTTGTTTCTATGATTAATCTAATTCTGAATTTCTGACACTTCAGGTTCGTATCGAGTGAGCCTTTTTTGACATACTGATTTTGTGTGGCAGTTAGAGTTTTTGTGCCTGGGGAATATTGCACGGGTTTGTTTCTTTTTCGTTTGAGTGTGTGTATGCTGTTAATATTATTGCATATTTGGTGATATATTGCAATGCAGGGAGTGATGGGCCAGCAAGAATTTGTGAAGCGGAAAAGGACAGTTGACTTTCTGCCTCCGGTATCGTTTGCCAAGTttctttgatgcagttgttgaTAATTAAGCGTTTTTATGTTTTGTATGGTTTAGGAAAGCAACTCTTACCTATTGAACTACCTACTTGTTCACTAAAGCTAGATGATGTTTTTGGATCGTAATGTGGAATGTGTATTTTGCAGAGTAGTCTGGTTTAGGAACCCCCCAAACTCTTGTTGGTAGACACTGTAAGATATGTAGGAACTCGTTAATTTAACCTAGTAAGTGAGATGAGCTTTGGTACTTGGAATTAGTTGTTGTAATTGCAGGCTATTTGAATCTACAGTTAAGACCCAACTTTGATCCTTTAATGGCTGGAGACTGGCCAAAGCGGCGTTGTCAAAATGCTTATTCAATGAAGTACAGTGAACAAGACGACGACCAattaattaaagataaaataggCATCTTTGTATGACTATGACAAATATAGTAAGACCTGCGTTGTGGAAGGAATCTTTTGTATTGTGGAATGGGGATTGTCGATGCTGTGGCATGGAACCTAGATTCAGTTCAAGATTTTACTCTCAAACTCAGCAGTTGCAAGCCCCCAA from Arachis stenosperma cultivar V10309 chromosome 9, arast.V10309.gnm1.PFL2, whole genome shotgun sequence encodes the following:
- the LOC130949175 gene encoding uncharacterized protein LOC130949175, which encodes MTGVSIFVKDKNSPNNRAHQQAGFCRVSQGLQSSLLQSRLPETEFRPLPAEAHCFLLKEISAFNTSKFNLLSLLFQSRLRMASSSRKPHDHCKGSADTAQVGSERQELVHDEEETCLDTMIEADDFDRDNVDKCVGLANSFVESEVLRAEDVLHMEFNNPEEASRFYKEYGRARGFSIRQGKKIKNSKGEFVRYTYLCNREGFRDKKWLEKSDRKREHKVVTRCGCLAEMRIKRKAESGKWYVSRFVDEHNHEAVPARYLLGPERVDVNQTGDMTALYRTRLLRMASSSRKLHDHCKRSADTIQVGSERQDLVDDEVETSLDTVNEPDDIDGDNVDKCVRLDDGFIESEVLRAEDVLHMEFNDPEEASRFYNEYGRAKGFAIRQGKKIKNSKGEFVRYTYLCNREGFRDKKWLDKSDRKRDHKAVTRCGCLAEMRIKRKAGSGKWYVSRFVDEHNHEAVPPRYLLGPGRVVNQTGDMTALYRTRVDAFVHLCKRLAKAACLTDEDYKLYTDRILRDTILLEIKNGLGVEVVRGSNVNAEVAKDPIHVGTKGTGCANEASGSKGTKKRKCSTWGRRGHRRTRFPNGSPSAALPGEDAVQDRTGHRLQNGVMGQQEFVKRKRTVDFLPPVSFAKFL